Proteins co-encoded in one Zymomonas mobilis subsp. mobilis ATCC 10988 genomic window:
- a CDS encoding HlyD family secretion protein, whose amino-acid sequence MTDQTKDASQTQPSSGQIPPRKSGKLWLIIGCILVICAGFGGFRLWHYFEHKNDLPPHIEGSNGRLEMTRFDVAAKYAGRITDLSFHEGDVVQTGQILAHQDDSELRAQRDAAQANFEQAQESLRRAEAEQAAAHASTGLAAQQLMHTKQMVAQSLVSDMELQNSQTAYTTRKLSEEASQHNVAAAKEAVKAASAQIARLDANLAEMTIRAPTSGQIEYRIAEKGSVLGQGGRLASLLDPSDIYLTVFFESAVAGKLHVGDEARIKLDAMNDRLVPAQISFVSPEAQFTPKFVETKTEREKLVYRVKLRIMPDTVHRLGGVLKAGMTGIGYVRTEPSAQWPSLKSDRG is encoded by the coding sequence ATGACTGACCAGACAAAAGACGCCTCCCAAACACAGCCTTCCTCGGGGCAAATTCCTCCGCGTAAGTCTGGTAAATTATGGCTCATTATCGGCTGTATCCTTGTGATATGTGCTGGTTTTGGCGGTTTCCGCTTGTGGCATTATTTTGAACATAAAAATGATTTGCCCCCCCATATAGAAGGCAGCAATGGCCGTCTGGAAATGACTCGCTTTGATGTCGCGGCCAAATATGCTGGACGGATTACCGATTTGTCTTTCCATGAAGGCGATGTCGTTCAGACGGGGCAAATCCTTGCCCATCAGGACGATTCCGAACTTCGCGCCCAACGGGATGCGGCACAGGCCAATTTTGAACAGGCACAGGAATCGCTTCGCCGTGCTGAAGCCGAACAGGCGGCGGCTCATGCCTCAACCGGATTGGCGGCACAACAACTGATGCACACAAAACAAATGGTAGCACAGTCGTTGGTCTCGGATATGGAATTGCAGAACAGCCAAACTGCTTATACCACGCGCAAGCTCTCCGAAGAGGCCAGCCAACATAATGTGGCCGCTGCCAAAGAAGCCGTGAAAGCAGCCTCGGCACAAATAGCCCGTTTGGATGCCAATTTAGCAGAAATGACGATTCGAGCGCCTACCAGTGGACAAATAGAATATCGCATTGCGGAAAAAGGCTCGGTGCTTGGTCAGGGTGGTCGTTTGGCTTCTTTACTCGATCCGTCTGATATTTATCTGACTGTCTTTTTTGAATCTGCGGTTGCCGGAAAATTGCATGTCGGCGATGAAGCTCGCATCAAATTAGATGCGATGAATGATCGCCTTGTTCCGGCACAGATTTCTTTTGTCTCACCGGAAGCCCAATTTACGCCCAAATTTGTCGAGACAAAAACCGAGCGGGAAAAATTGGTCTATCGGGTCAAACTCCGCATTATGCCGGATACGGTTCATCGCCTCGGCGGTGTATTGAAAGCGGGTATGACCGGAATCGGCTATGTTCGGACAGAGCCTTCGGCACAATGGCCAAGCCTCAAGTCGGATCGGGGATGA
- the rbbA gene encoding ribosome-associated ATPase/putative transporter RbbA: MAKNFAASDFAVSIQNLTHHYGDNEALHQIDLDLPAGQTIGLVGPDGVGKSTLLGIISGVKRLQSGKVTTLDADIGQKKQREAVLPRVAFMPQGLGHNLYPTLSVQENIDFFARLFGLDAEYRKTRIAQLLEATSLAPFFDRPAGKLSGGMKQKVSLCCALVHNPDLLILDEPTTGVDPLSRQQFWELVDALQAGNPSMTVIVSTAYMEEAARFSWLVAMDDGKVLANGKTTDILKQTGQDTVEKAYISLLPEEKRTQASGFSIPPYKNTDPEPAIEANNLTCRFGSFTAVDNVSFRIGRGEIFGFLGSNGCGKSTTMKMLTGLLDATSGTAKLFGKPVSAGDLNTRMRIGYMSQAFSLYEELTVKQNLVLQSRLYRATEKETEQRVDDALDNFELRPFADISPADLPLGIRQRLQLAAACINTPDILILDEPTSGVDPAARDMFWHHLIDLSRNKHVTIFVSTHFMNEAACCDRISLMHRGHVLAVGTPDELMKKRGEKSLEAAFIDYLQDQMSQDKDNRDNQTSSSNVSLENISDNKKKATPSPLWHWLSYVWAFARRESLELLRDKLRLTFAVAGPIILLLVSAYSISFDINKISFTVCDQDQSNESRSLVKTFQGSSYFTEKAASSSIAEMNKRLSDGTAQMTLDIPAGFGRDIEAGRHPSLGIGISGAMPFLGANIQSYATNALLQYAQLSAQGLTHNAPSSLPFSIEPRFVYNQEFLSIYTMVPDTIMLALILIPTMLTALGVVREKEIGSIINLYASPASTRQYLIGKQLPYVAIAMLAYLSLVVLSVTILGVPLKGSFLALSLGALLYNLAATGLGLLISTFVSSQVAAIFGTAILCLIPAVNFSGLLYPVSTLTGISYHVGRCFPASWFQLISLGSFTKGLGFTAFLTMYGALTGFALLYLALACVLLRKQEL, encoded by the coding sequence ATGGCAAAAAATTTTGCCGCTTCCGATTTCGCCGTTTCCATCCAGAATCTGACTCATCATTATGGCGATAACGAAGCCTTGCATCAGATTGATCTGGATCTGCCAGCCGGTCAAACTATCGGCTTGGTCGGGCCCGATGGCGTAGGCAAATCGACACTGCTTGGTATTATTTCGGGGGTAAAACGCCTTCAATCCGGAAAAGTCACCACACTTGATGCGGATATAGGACAAAAAAAACAACGCGAAGCCGTTCTGCCTCGGGTTGCTTTCATGCCGCAAGGTTTGGGGCATAACCTCTATCCGACTTTGTCAGTACAGGAAAATATCGACTTTTTCGCAAGACTGTTCGGTCTCGATGCCGAATATCGGAAAACTCGTATTGCCCAGCTTTTGGAAGCGACCAGCCTCGCCCCTTTCTTTGATCGTCCGGCCGGAAAATTATCCGGTGGTATGAAGCAAAAGGTTAGCCTCTGCTGCGCTCTTGTCCATAATCCCGATTTGCTTATTCTCGACGAACCGACCACCGGCGTGGATCCTCTGTCGCGGCAACAATTCTGGGAATTGGTCGATGCCTTACAAGCCGGTAATCCCTCGATGACGGTAATTGTCTCCACTGCTTATATGGAGGAGGCGGCTCGTTTTTCATGGCTGGTTGCCATGGATGACGGGAAAGTTTTGGCAAATGGCAAAACGACAGATATTCTAAAACAAACCGGCCAAGATACGGTTGAAAAAGCCTATATCTCTCTTCTGCCAGAAGAAAAACGTACCCAAGCCAGCGGTTTTTCAATTCCTCCCTATAAAAATACCGATCCAGAACCCGCTATCGAGGCCAATAACCTCACTTGTCGTTTTGGCTCTTTTACAGCGGTAGATAATGTCAGCTTTCGTATTGGTCGAGGCGAGATTTTCGGCTTTCTTGGTTCCAATGGCTGCGGCAAATCGACAACGATGAAAATGCTGACGGGTCTGCTGGACGCGACTAGCGGTACGGCCAAATTATTCGGCAAGCCAGTCTCTGCGGGGGATCTCAATACACGTATGCGGATTGGCTATATGTCACAGGCCTTTTCGCTTTATGAAGAATTGACGGTCAAACAAAATCTGGTGCTGCAATCGCGCCTTTATCGGGCAACTGAAAAAGAAACCGAACAACGTGTTGATGATGCGCTGGATAATTTTGAATTACGCCCCTTTGCCGATATCAGTCCGGCTGATCTCCCTTTGGGTATCCGGCAACGTTTGCAGCTTGCCGCTGCTTGTATCAATACCCCTGATATTCTCATTCTTGACGAACCGACCTCGGGCGTTGATCCGGCCGCGCGAGATATGTTCTGGCATCATCTGATCGATCTTTCCCGTAACAAGCATGTAACCATTTTCGTCTCAACCCATTTCATGAATGAAGCGGCCTGTTGTGACCGTATTTCCCTGATGCATCGCGGCCATGTGCTGGCGGTTGGCACACCAGATGAATTGATGAAAAAGCGGGGAGAAAAATCACTCGAAGCCGCGTTTATCGACTATCTCCAAGACCAAATGTCACAAGACAAAGATAACCGTGACAACCAGACCTCTTCCTCGAATGTCTCTCTTGAGAATATTTCGGATAATAAAAAAAAGGCGACGCCATCGCCTCTCTGGCATTGGTTGTCTTATGTCTGGGCTTTTGCAAGGCGCGAAAGCCTTGAACTATTAAGGGATAAATTACGCCTGACCTTTGCGGTTGCAGGGCCCATTATCCTGCTTTTGGTCTCGGCCTATAGTATTTCCTTTGATATCAATAAAATCAGCTTCACCGTCTGCGACCAAGATCAAAGTAACGAAAGCCGCAGCTTGGTCAAAACCTTCCAAGGCTCATCCTATTTCACAGAAAAAGCGGCCTCTTCCAGTATCGCTGAAATGAACAAACGCCTTAGTGATGGGACAGCACAGATGACACTTGATATTCCCGCCGGTTTCGGTCGGGATATCGAGGCCGGTCGCCATCCCTCTCTCGGTATCGGGATCAGCGGTGCGATGCCTTTTCTTGGGGCAAATATTCAATCCTATGCCACGAATGCCCTGTTACAATATGCCCAATTATCGGCACAGGGATTAACGCATAATGCGCCTTCTTCGCTGCCTTTTTCGATTGAACCCCGCTTTGTCTATAATCAGGAATTTCTTAGCATTTATACGATGGTGCCAGATACCATCATGCTGGCCTTAATTCTGATCCCGACCATGCTGACGGCGCTTGGCGTCGTTCGGGAAAAAGAAATTGGTTCAATTATCAATCTCTATGCCTCTCCGGCTTCAACCCGACAATATCTTATCGGGAAACAGCTTCCCTATGTTGCTATTGCGATGCTGGCCTATCTCTCGCTGGTGGTGCTGTCAGTCACGATTTTAGGCGTTCCTTTGAAGGGGTCTTTTTTGGCACTTTCCCTAGGCGCATTGCTCTATAATCTTGCTGCAACCGGCCTCGGCCTTTTGATCTCGACTTTTGTCAGCTCCCAAGTCGCGGCGATTTTCGGAACGGCCATTTTGTGCCTCATTCCGGCAGTCAATTTTTCGGGGCTGCTATACCCTGTTTCAACATTAACGGGCATTTCCTATCATGTTGGACGTTGTTTTCCGGCATCATGGTTCCAGCTAATCAGTCTTGGCAGTTTTACCAAGGGTCTTGGTTTTACGGCCTTTTTGACGATGTATGGGGCTTTGACGGGATTTGCCCTTCTCTATCTCGCCCTTGCCTGTGTCCTCCTTCGGAAACAGGAGCTATAA
- a CDS encoding ABC transporter permease: MRRWLINVALLCAKEFRSLLCDKVLIALIVFAFTGGVLAVADGVKVEVSNATVAFIDHDHSTLSNRLRDAILQPYFKPPVLTNTQQAEDGMDKGDYIFAIDIPPNFERDVLAGREPSLQIRVDATAMTQAGLGTVYLTEIFYREIKAAIPLSSATSALPFQIDSRIYFNPNTESYPFMSVMQIVTNITMLSIILVGAAVIREKEHGTIEHLLVLPVSPSEIAMAKIIANGWAIFIASMLSLWLVVHLWLGVQLSGSILLFAVCTLLYLFSVTALGIMLATVAPTMPQFGLLVVPVYAVAYLLSGAATPVENMPTSIQHAVYFLPTTQFVNIAQAILYRGAGFDAITQPLVIIIAAGILFLAFALIRFRSMLTSQS; this comes from the coding sequence ATGAGACGTTGGCTAATCAATGTCGCGCTTTTATGCGCCAAAGAATTCAGAAGCCTTCTTTGCGATAAGGTTCTGATTGCCCTGATCGTCTTTGCGTTTACAGGCGGCGTTCTGGCCGTTGCCGATGGCGTCAAAGTCGAGGTTTCAAACGCCACAGTGGCGTTTATTGACCATGACCATTCGACACTCTCAAACCGATTGCGGGATGCTATTTTGCAACCCTATTTCAAACCGCCGGTTTTGACCAATACGCAACAAGCCGAAGATGGAATGGATAAAGGCGACTATATTTTCGCCATTGATATTCCGCCTAATTTCGAAAGAGATGTTCTCGCAGGACGAGAACCTTCTTTGCAAATCCGCGTTGATGCCACGGCAATGACACAGGCTGGATTAGGCACGGTCTATCTAACCGAAATTTTCTATCGCGAGATAAAAGCTGCTATTCCGCTGTCTTCGGCTACCTCGGCTTTACCCTTCCAAATCGACAGCCGGATTTACTTTAACCCCAATACCGAATCCTATCCTTTTATGTCGGTGATGCAGATCGTCACGAACATAACGATGCTTTCGATTATTCTCGTCGGGGCAGCCGTTATCCGTGAAAAAGAACATGGCACTATTGAACATCTGTTGGTTTTGCCTGTCAGCCCCAGCGAAATCGCTATGGCTAAAATTATCGCGAATGGCTGGGCTATTTTTATAGCCTCGATGCTGTCGCTCTGGCTGGTGGTGCATCTCTGGCTCGGGGTTCAATTATCAGGGTCTATCCTGCTTTTTGCGGTTTGCACTCTGCTTTATCTATTCTCGGTAACGGCCTTGGGGATTATGCTAGCCACAGTTGCCCCAACCATGCCGCAATTCGGTTTGTTGGTCGTGCCGGTTTACGCTGTTGCTTATCTTTTATCCGGTGCGGCGACGCCGGTCGAAAATATGCCGACCTCAATACAACATGCGGTCTATTTTCTGCCAACAACTCAATTCGTTAATATTGCACAGGCCATTCTTTATCGTGGGGCTGGTTTTGATGCCATTACCCAACCATTGGTCATCATTATCGCCGCCGGAATCCTGTTTCTTGCTTTCGCCCTTATCCGTTTCCGTTCTATGCTCACGAGCCAGTCCTGA
- a CDS encoding efflux transporter outer membrane subunit, whose amino-acid sequence MKLTFIKKTSLYSGFIATLILAACSPFKTPVPPSQVAVPSQFAQAAAGQASDISKWWLAWNDPALTKVIEDTLKANLDLRIARDHIQEAKSNFKMTKSSLSPTIGVTGNIAGGGTDSRNRYLNSFSNDSSDPTSVGHIAGVTASWDADLFGARHADAKAAKAEVLGQEAQLHQIQMAIAAEVASYYTGIQCLRKRLALIDQRLILLENLKSYTQARFNAGQATLSDIKGLDVQINILHSYRPDLESAIAASLRHIAILGGKTPENVEIAISPESVTPPAPAGELPSTVLNRRPDIAAAEANINAALNRLKSAKADLLPRFGLQFFGGDGRIRFSGLSGFSNSGGIMALTAYLPIFTAGRVHAHIALEDAKLDEAVAFYDKKLLSALTEVENAYQARSSQDKRIMQLSQALATTEQNITVEQGLYQGGKHTLQNVLETKLDKVDKDDSLIQTIQQQQMATINLYYALGGGWS is encoded by the coding sequence ATGAAATTGACTTTTATCAAAAAAACATCCCTTTATTCGGGATTCATCGCCACCCTGATACTGGCTGCCTGTTCACCGTTTAAAACGCCAGTGCCACCTTCACAGGTAGCGGTGCCTTCACAATTCGCGCAAGCCGCTGCGGGACAGGCCAGCGATATATCGAAATGGTGGCTTGCTTGGAACGATCCTGCACTCACCAAGGTCATCGAAGACACGCTCAAGGCTAATCTTGATCTCCGCATTGCCCGCGATCATATTCAAGAGGCAAAATCTAACTTCAAAATGACCAAATCGTCATTGTCTCCGACGATTGGCGTTACCGGTAATATCGCAGGTGGTGGCACGGATTCCCGTAATCGCTATCTCAACAGTTTCAGTAATGATTCCAGCGATCCGACCTCAGTAGGCCATATCGCAGGTGTCACCGCCTCTTGGGATGCGGATCTCTTCGGTGCAAGACATGCCGATGCCAAAGCCGCCAAAGCCGAAGTCTTAGGACAGGAAGCCCAACTTCACCAGATACAAATGGCAATCGCGGCTGAAGTCGCCAGCTATTACACGGGCATCCAATGTCTACGGAAAAGACTGGCACTTATCGACCAACGCCTCATCCTGTTGGAGAATTTGAAAAGCTATACACAAGCAAGATTCAATGCCGGACAAGCGACTTTGTCGGATATCAAAGGCTTGGATGTGCAGATCAATATCTTACACAGCTACCGCCCCGATCTTGAATCTGCCATTGCAGCCTCATTGCGCCATATTGCTATTTTGGGTGGGAAAACGCCTGAAAATGTAGAAATAGCGATATCACCGGAATCCGTAACCCCTCCTGCTCCAGCTGGGGAATTACCCAGTACGGTTTTAAATCGGCGACCGGATATTGCCGCTGCCGAAGCCAATATCAATGCCGCTTTAAATCGCCTAAAAAGCGCCAAGGCTGATTTACTGCCTCGCTTTGGCCTCCAATTTTTTGGCGGCGATGGAAGAATTCGTTTTTCTGGTCTTTCCGGCTTTTCAAATTCAGGGGGCATTATGGCATTAACGGCCTATCTCCCGATTTTTACTGCTGGACGGGTGCACGCCCATATCGCTTTGGAAGATGCCAAACTTGATGAAGCGGTTGCCTTCTATGACAAAAAACTTTTGTCTGCCCTCACCGAAGTGGAAAATGCCTATCAGGCGCGTAGCAGTCAGGATAAGCGCATCATGCAGCTGTCACAGGCCTTGGCTACGACAGAACAAAATATCACAGTCGAACAAGGCCTTTATCAAGGCGGCAAGCATACGCTTCAAAATGTCTTGGAAACCAAACTGGATAAAGTGGACAAGGATGACAGCCTCATTCAAACCATCCAGCAACAACAAATGGCTACCATCAATCTATATTATGCCCTTGGTGGTGGATGGAGCTAA
- a CDS encoding SDR family NAD(P)-dependent oxidoreductase yields the protein MDLQLTGKTALVTGSTSGIGLAIAQRFAEEGANVIICGRSQGKLDAALKTFPAPEKVKAVLADAGSQAGIEALTKEVPAVDILINNLGIFEPKAFSDITDDEWHHIFEVNVMSGVRLSRYYFPQMIEKNWGRIIFVSSECGVVTPGDTIHYAMTKTAQLAISRGLAEETKGTAVTVNTILPGPTKSEGSTAFIRAAVANDSLSEEEMEAEFFKKMRPLSLLQRRCDPAEIAAQVALLCSPFGAITNGAAIRLEGGIIPTIL from the coding sequence ATGGATTTACAGCTCACGGGCAAAACCGCGCTTGTCACCGGATCGACCTCCGGTATCGGCCTTGCGATTGCGCAAAGATTTGCCGAAGAAGGGGCTAATGTCATTATCTGCGGCCGCAGTCAGGGTAAACTAGATGCCGCTCTCAAAACATTTCCAGCGCCAGAAAAAGTCAAAGCTGTTTTAGCGGATGCGGGCAGCCAAGCGGGTATCGAAGCTCTGACAAAAGAGGTTCCTGCGGTTGATATTCTAATCAATAACCTTGGAATATTTGAACCAAAGGCCTTCTCTGACATTACCGATGATGAATGGCACCATATTTTCGAAGTCAATGTCATGAGCGGTGTCCGGCTTTCTCGTTACTATTTTCCGCAAATGATCGAGAAAAACTGGGGACGCATTATCTTCGTCTCAAGCGAATGTGGCGTGGTTACCCCAGGCGATACTATCCATTATGCCATGACGAAAACGGCACAATTAGCGATATCGCGCGGCCTCGCTGAAGAGACTAAAGGCACGGCTGTCACCGTCAATACAATTCTACCGGGGCCCACAAAATCCGAAGGCAGTACGGCTTTCATCAGAGCGGCTGTCGCCAATGACAGTCTTTCAGAAGAAGAAATGGAAGCCGAATTTTTTAAAAAAATGCGCCCCCTTTCTTTGCTGCAACGCCGCTGCGATCCGGCGGAAATTGCAGCCCAAGTCGCTTTACTTTGCAGCCCCTTCGGAGCCATCACGAACGGAGCAGCCATCCGGCTTGAAGGCGGAATTATCCCAACAATTCTATAA